Below is a genomic region from Cydia strobilella chromosome 1, ilCydStro3.1, whole genome shotgun sequence.
CTAAATTAGGGCACAATGTAGCGAATTAGCGATGAATAGGTACAATATATACCTTATATATTATGGTTTATTTTGAAATGCATGTACCAAAGGTAGTATGTATGCAGGTAGTCGATACAGATTTTGGAATTTTTGTCAAAATGGCGAAGTCATGGGGGTTGGTGAGGTGTACACTGTacctacagctcacagagcaaCTAAATAATAGTCCTACCCTGTACTAAAAAATGTAGCCTAATAGGAAACTAACTAAGTTAGCAATTGCgagtatttaattttgatttatcaCTACTACTCCAAAACTACGACTACAACAGAGCTAACATTCGTTCCAGAAAGTAGTGGCGTAGAGGATATAAAGACGCATAATTTTTTAAACGACTGTAGAGTGTAGTGTCTTCTAACCCTTCACGCTGTTTTGAGGGGTTTAATCAGCGGTCTCACATTGAGCTGTTCAGCCCTAATGGGTCCAAGTGTTAGAAGTCGTGAATATTCTGACCCTACGCGAGCTGAGGATGACGCTACGGAGACGTTCTACGTCCGAAGACGTTTAAACTGTATCGCCCGCTCCAGATAGCCGAGCCGCCACACCGGCAGTATCGCGCGAGACCCCGGCCCGACCGGTCACGCCATGCGGCGACCCCACGCGCGCTCACACTCGCTACCGATCCAATTAAATAGGTAAACACGTGACAACCAAACAAAAAATACCTCAGTGCAACCGAAccgtcaaaaaaattttttgaggtTAAAATTTTTGGCGGCGCTTTCGAGCGGCGTTTCGTTGCATAACGCTGCAGTTAGAGAAAAGTTGACGCGgtgaaaattttttttctcaaacTTGGCACACGGTGGCAGATTTGGGCCGATTTCAGTGCAATGACTTGTCCGCCGGCCTGTTACGAAACGCTCCAGGCAAAAAgtttgcaaaaaaaagtttccaCCGCGCTAATTGTTGGCCAGTTTTCGGCTTAGAGTTTAACAATTCGTCGTAATCGATTGTTCGGATCGCTTGCACTGtgatatttaattagtgttgaAGTGTTAGTGTCGTTAATATTGTGTATTTCAGCTAGGTGGTCGGTGAGAAATGTTACTAGTATCACTTACTTCCCCGTGCGATTTCGTTTTGCCAATGCAGTGTTAGATACTAACCACAAGTGAACCCGATCCGATAACAGTACGAAAGTATCGGTGTTAGGAAACACCGTGGTTTGGAAGAATACCTAAGTGTGTGGACATTCGAAAGTGTACGGTTACTGCTGACCCTACCGGACTATTGATACAGGTGAGATAATTgccatcattaaaaaaaattgttaaggaCTTGGCCGAAACACTGCCGAGCGTATggatttttaaaatttctttataCTCGCGTAACCATAAAATGGTAATTGCATAGTTTAAATGTATCATGTCAGGAATTAATACGTAAATTAGGAACACGGAAAGTTTAGTACCACAGAAAATGCATCTACCTAACCTGACCTAACTAACTAGGCAGAGCCCACGTAATAAGAATAATCATGTGCGTTCTTAACCCAAAAATTAAATCTTTGATCATAGTGCACAcagaacttatttttaaattcttGAGCAATAAAAGTGATAgtgaaaagttattttacaagggcaatgttgttgtttaactcctcGTACCAATATTGaactacgagcgtagcgagcgGTTCGGAAAGTGGAGTTTTGAGCTTTGCGAGGATTTCAATTTAAgtaaactttgctaccgagtgaaaccaaaacgcaaaataggcacaatggttgccgatttgcggaaaatgcccaacAGAACTAACTAAACAGCAACATTTTTACCACACCCGTACGAGACATTAAAATCTCtctaaatataagtatttttgtgTGTAATAATTGTCAGGTTTGGCTTGCAAGTCCACTATATTGCAACCTACACTTGCATTCTACTTTATATGAAACCATTTCGACATACCAACGTACTTGGCACAAATTATACTTTTTAAGATCCGCTGTCGGTCAAATTAAATTCGTTAATGGCAGTTAAAAGTACTTAGTAGAAATACCTAATTGtgtgtataggtacctacagagtgAAAGTGAGTTTATATTCCTGtgtttttaatagttatttgtgcaacaagagaggaaagttggtttttcttgcgagtgttgattttgagtcccgagtaagcgaaagatcctataattgagtcacgagcgaagcgagtgattctaagttagaatcttgagcgtagcgagggactcaaaaacacgagatgtaaaataactttgctctcgtgtgatacatataatttttcacctcagtagtgagaacatattaaaggttaaaatgtattttgaatttgtaatagaccccgaagtattaAGTAgtagttcatggccttcactaaattaaaaagctactttgtttcactccctggtgTGACGaaagtagtagtaggtagtcgagctgctgaggtgaaaaagtatttttataccacgtcggtggtaaacaaggACACGGTCCGCCTGCTGGTAAGCGGTaactgtagcctatggacgcctgcatcTCCATGGGTGTTACATTACATGGGTGTATGGGTGTTAAAAACCTGatcactccttttttgaagaaccccatactgtagtatATTGAGAAAATCTCAGCAgtgagctcattccacagccgcgTCCGGGGGAGGAAATTTAAcctaagagtccccggcaagctcggccgaatttcacaaTCTAATCTTAGGATTAGCAAAAATTATGTACCCTAAATTCGcctttagtaggtaggtacataacttCGCCTTAACTAGCATTAAATCATAAGTCCACTGTAACTCGTAGATATCATGGGCGTTTATAGATTAAACAATAAAATGAGATTCACTTTTAGAATAActcattaaaaaaccggacaagtgcgagtcggactcgcccaccgaggcgagggttccgtactttttagcatttgctgttatagcggcaacagaaatacatcatctgtgaaaatgacaactgtctagctatcacggttcataagcctggtgaccgacagacagatggacagaggagtcttagtaatagggtcccgtttttaccatttgggtaggtacggaaccctaaaaaataggcGAAGTTGGGGACGGATGGCGAAGTTAGGTTATTGTAGGCGCGGGGGCTAGTCTGATATTTGTATTTACAAGAATCTATTAGAAATTTAAGATGCCAACTTGATCGTTTTTAAAGTTTCTTATTAGATCAGATGTTTCATCGTTCCCATAGGGTGTGGAATAAAATGGTTTTGTATTACTAGAGAAATAACCAGCTGATTAAATAAGTTTGGAAGCCGTCAAGGCCAATGCTCAGTTCAGGCGTATAAGTCTGTGAGCCTTCGATTTGAATAAATAACCGTTGATTTCTAGATCTACATAGAGTTCTAGAGCAAAGATACACTTTTAAAGACCATATTGCCAATCGCCTTAAGGCCGTATCGTCAGCCTTTTGTACTATTTACCTTTTATGTGCaattaaatttcaaatacataattaataaacaaataaggTACTTGGCGCAATATAAGTATGCGTACGGAGTGACGTGAGGACGTGACACCTtcgttactttttagggttccgtacccaaagggtaaaaacgggaccctattactaagactccgctgtccgtctgtctgtctgtcaccaggctgtatctcatgaaccgtgatagctagacagttaaaattttcacagatgatgtattttctctaataaacaaattaaattattttcgaatatgacatttatttcagttgatgtattttctgttgccgctataacaacaaatactaaaaggtacggaactcgcacttggccgtttttttttgtcatacagCTTGCTAAGTAAATGGTATGTCAATGTTTtattcacctcagcagctcgaacaaccctactttcttcactccctggagtgaggaaagtgcgactttcctcactccagggagagaagaaagtgcgactttcctcactccagggagagaagaaagtgcgactttcctcgctCCAGGGTGTGAAACAaagaagctttttaatttagtgaaggccatgaactgccacttcatactttcattacttttttttttgttctgtattattctgtgtaattcgaaatatatgttctcactactgaggtgaaaaattatgtgtgcaacgcgagagcaaagttattttacaatttttacatctcctgtttttgagtccctcgctacgctcaagattctaacttagaatctttcgttttctcgggactcaaaataaacactcgcaagaaaaactaactttcctctcttgttgctcAAATAACTGTTAATGACTGCTCGGATTCAAACTGCACCAATGTCTTGCTGCAGTATTATAGCGCGACATTGCAgtcacaaatgtcaaaataatgaTGTTGCCCGGATTGGAATGCATGAATGTTCATATTAAACTGTAACCGTGCGCTTCTATGGCTATCTTTGTCGGTAAAAGGGTTAAGCAACGGTGTGGCACGAAACGAAGccgtttttattagggttccgtacccaaagggtaaaaacgggaccctattactaagaccccactgtccgtctgtctgtcaccaggctgtatctcatgaaccgtgatagcttgacagttgacattttcacagatgatgtatttctgttgccgctataacaacaaataacggaaccctcggtgggcgagtccgaatttttatgttatttggcGCATGATTTTTAGTAATCTGACAATATTTTCGTctcttaacttcaaactcggggaaatccattcgaccctctcagcaaatatctacccaattaccttttcccctcactagttcggaaagccgtcttttatcctttaaaacatgcggggaaaaacgcattttatccactagtggggaaagtaatttgaccttgaatggagcatgtttaagtagcttgacagataacaaaacgtaaaacgctcataataatggttcgttcgatattaattatcattaaataaatggttggagaatcttataaaaaataccaaatttagctttatttaataattttaagtcagttaatttaataattaaaagtaagttaataaaccttaaaattccataagaaacgttagattttttataatgatgttaaatataattctgaacgcacaagttgagtcgatgcaatttcaaaacgcatcgttgacatttcatcgtcagaacagaaatgtcaacattgtcaacaaaattttaacttaaaagcACTTCTCACcggctcacgtaaaaatcagaatttccagtgttttctgttataatatcgtacaaaaataagtgattccagtgatgaagatgatctaacgcctgtggatgttgcactttcctcgttatagtgaggggaaaagttttgtgttacacacgggtgcaaatgtattttacttcttgtgtgttgaaacactcgctggtaaaatacaactttgcacccttgtataacaaatagcTATTTCtaaataccaaaatcgcaatatctgacagatggatttacccgagtttgaagttaagcgactgaATTGTCCAATAACTGATGTAGTTCATAGGCGCCAAATGCCTCCACAGTCTTGCATAGTcaataattgtgccattttcatccaaaagggtacttattgtcggttgtcaataaggcgctatttccatatagcttcaatttgaaatcaaccttatcgacaagcgacaatgtggtaccttttggttgaaaacgtcacaattgaaATACCTATCTAGTGCAGTCTTTGGCTTTCGCTCATCGATCATCCATTTCTATGACTgcctcggcttcgcacgggtagttaaactgatttacacaaaaccttcacaaattatacatataaaccttcctcttgaatcactctatctattaaaaaaaccgcatcaaaatccgttgcgtatttGTAAAGATCtgagcatacatagggacagacatacatacagacagcggagagcgactttgttttatactatgtgtaGTGATAATATATGACAGAAAGGAAATGCCTAAGCTAGATCACGTAGGTACAGTATTTGTCAATTTTGACCCCTTTTCGTGGCACTACAGGTAACCTGAAAAGTACCTAATCCATCATTTGCAGACGTGAAAACTAGATAAGGCTTAAATATATCTACAATCGGGCTAATGACCTCAAAATAGCTCGATGACAGCTCGTCTAGTGACGCATTTATTACACTAAAATTTGTGTCTACTTTTATGGTTCCACGTAGATTTCCACTTTCCACACTAGTTTATTTATCTCTCAgtacaataatattgtcttcggttaccgcgatagttactcatgaaataaaactatgaaaacggattatatcgcgtatcatcatcatcatcttatcttgcgttatcccggcattttgccacggctcatgggagcctcgggtccgcttgacaactaatcctaagaattggcgtaggcactagtttttacgaaagcgattgccatctgaccttccaacccagagggggaaactaggccttgttaggattagtccggtttcctcacgatgttttccttcacagaaaagcgactggtataaatatcaaatgatattccgtacataagttctgaaaaactcattggtacgagccgggggtttgaacccgcgacctccggattgaaagtcgcacgctcttaccgctaggccaccagcgcttcttaccgctaggccaccagcgcttcggattatatcgcgtatattgaatttataatacatcccgacgtttcgaactctttacagcgttcgtggtaaactgaggaaaaactacaaagtgcaaaaatacccacatactaaaaataatgaaacatcatagactataaactttaaggctggttgtacatgcaaaatcggttcataaggctagttatacaatacaactattttcaagtaaagatatatatacgcgatataatccgttttcatagttttatttctcagtACAATGTTCATAGTTAATGTAAAAGAGTACATAAGCAATTACTTATTGTATACCGATTTTCGGATACAAAGCAAATAATTCAATTACaattaataagtattatagTTTAGTAGTTATATACAATGGTACATAAATCTATAACAAAATATTTGGtgtttgctgtaatgccgtttaaccagaattgtattaaataaaaataaataaaaaaattagtcaCGTCAAAATCTCCAAATAACAAATCatacaatgtcaaaaataaataataataataaattaaaaacaattgtaacattttaatataaaccaATACGTCCTTGTAGGTACAGATGTGGAAGTTGTGGAGTTTTGGGATTTCAGGAAAATTTTACAGAAAACAAAggaaattttcattttaaaaatggaaaattgCAATTCTCATATGTATGAGATGTTCCCGAAaatttccatagaaaatttgcaattttggaaactttctacTACTAATTTCTGGTTTCAGCATTCCTGTGGGCGCCGCTTGGCAACCTATTCCTAAAATTTACGATAGGTTTAGTTTGGTTCAATCAGATTAAAGCCTGTGATTCTTACATATTTATTCTTGTTTGCATAGCAttgcgtactgtgcggtttgaggaatttcctcccgcggacgcttcggctgtggaatgagctcccgaggttttcccgaaaagctacagtatggggttcttcaaaaagggAGTTATagctattacatacattgacatagctaacagcttattgagcacttaaactagtacacaatagtttcggtagatgtcacctttacatatcataggacgattgagagacttaatctgtctagattaggtaagtaggtacttaggtatgctaatacctacttatctgctacttgttaagataggtcttaacattttgccaccccttgaaatagttaacgttttatgagtaacattaggtatttcaaagaataggctttatacattttacctatcagtaaggatgggcagagttctttgttacgagttatagttaggtaattacttaaattttaattagatctgtgcccattcttataaatgaaacaacaataggaaatgatttttattttaaatagggagtaggtattctaattatgtacataggtactaggtaagtaaggtaatttaggtacttaattatacttattagacacttagttataattatttgaactttacattaggttggtactgttggtaggtatttactacttatatgaCTTCACCCGAAGTAGGTAATGGACAAATGTTATTGAACGCGCGTTGGATGTCCCCTCTGGCGGTTCGGATGACGGCCACCCTGGTGACGCCATCCCGGCCCGGCTGCGTCGCGACGATCTTGCCCAGCCTCCACCGGCAGGGCGGCAGACGCTCGTCTCGTACCAGGACGACGGTGTCGACTGCGAGGCTTGGGCCGCGCGCGCTCCTCCACTTCGTGCGTTCCTGCAGCGTTCCGATGTAGTCACGTGACCAGCGCCGCCAGAAGTCCTGCGTGATTTGTTGCAAAAGTTGATAGTGAGTTAATCGGTTCTTTGGTACATGGTTATAATCTTCGTCCGGAAGTGAATTTGGTGCTTTTCCAATTAAAAAGTGAGCTGGCGTAAGGACAGGATAGTCAGGATTTGAACTAGGTAAGGGACATAGTGGCCTAGAATTTACCATAGATTCTACCTGATATAGGATTGATACAAATTGTTCGTAAGTTAACAAAGATAACCCTAACactctttttaaatgatatttggtaagttttatactagattcccATAGGGACCCCATATGAGGTGTATAGACAGGAATAAAACTCCATTTTATGCCCTCGTCTGCGCAATGAGATACTAGCTCGCTCGAGCTgtcctgtaggtatttttgtaaatcttttagCTCGTTACTAGCCCCATGAAAGGTTGTTGAATTGTCACTCACCAACTCCTTCGGTTTACCTCTCCTGGCGATGAATCGTCGCAGCGCCGCCAGGAAATTGGCTGACTCGAGCCCTGTAATTAATTCGAGATGAATTGCCTTTgttgcaaaacaaataaacactgcTATATAGCACTTAGAGACCTTGTAACCACGCCCTGTcctatctctaatgttataaggTCCTCCATAATCGATACCCGTGATAGCAAAGGGGGGGGAAGGATTTACCCTTGAGGGGGGTAAGTTTCCCATTATAGGGTTAGTAGTCTTTGGATTTGCTCTAAAACACGGAacgcatttatttacaattttcgagGCTAACATCCTACCTTTTGTTGGCCAGATGCGCTCGCGAATAGTTGAAAGTAATAACTGAGGGCCAGCGTGCAGAGTACGTATATGTGCGTTTGCCATCAGTAGTTTGGTAAGCGCGTGCTCGTGACTTAATATTAAaggatgttttttttcatatgcatAATGCGAAAGACCGATTCGTCCGCCTACGCGAACGAGTCCGTCCTTCATGAATGGgtgtaaagataatatttttgatttgttaagaaccggtttattgttttgcaataatttatattcgtgtgggaatgattccatttgtgcatgtctaattaatgcgtgatccgatttttttaattcttctacGGACAATGGtcctgataatttattatttggattaattgttcgagttttattttttgtattatatataaatcgaagtatgtatgctaatacatgaATAAGTGTTTTATCGCTTGACCACCTGTGGAAAAGATATTGTATCGTGTCGTTAGATTCTGTGCTAATAGCCAAGGTGAGAGTTATGTTTACGTCGCTCTCGGCCTCGGGTGCATGATTTAGTGACTCAGAATCGTGGGTCGGCCATGTGTCCGGACTTTGGGTCAACCACGCCGGCCCAGACCACCATAACTGGTTGGTTTCCAGCTTGCCTGGTGCTACCCCTCGGGACAAAAGGTCGGCGGGGTTATCCTCCGAGCGGACCCATGACCACTCGTGCTTGCTTGTAAGTGATAATACTTTTGTGACTCTGTTACtaacaaaacaagttaatttagggttactattttttatccaacataatgttatttttgaatctGACCACAGGTTGATTccggaaacgtcacattttaatgctcgttttattttgtcgacatgtgtcgcgagcagtaaactggaacaaagttccaaatttggaatagtttggggttgtattggacttatttttgattttgagtaaAGTAGGTGAACTTGTACGTTTCCTACTCTATCGCTTGATCGTATATAGATGGCAGCGCCATAGGCTTTAATGCTACTGTCACAGAACCCATGAATTTGTATCGTTACATAATTGGGTATGACTGTACATCTCGAAATTTTCAAttggtttaataaaaacaagtctcGATAGAATGTGTTCCATTCTTGGATCAAGTCTTGTGTTAATTCGGTATCCCAATCTAATTGagccttaaataatttttgaataaatattttggctactACAATTACTGGTCCCGTCAAGCCTAGGGGGTCGAAAATGGACGAAATTACCCCTAGTACCTTTCTTTTGGTGAttgggtgtgaaatttggttttcTTTAATGGTATACATAAGCTCATCTGAGTCACTAGACCACGCTAAACCCAGGACCTTATGTGTTTTATCTCCAAATtcggttgtgtgtgtgttttggtgtgtgtgtgtttcgctCACCCGTTTTATGATGACTTCGGAATTGGACTTCCATTTCCGCAGCGTGAAGTTGGCTCCCCGCAGGATCTCGTTCACCTGTGATGCTGTTTCAGCTACCTGATTCTCGTCGTCGCCGCCGGCGATAAAATCGTCCATGTAGAACTGGTTCGCTATGGCCTCTGCAGCTGCTGGAAATGTGTGTTGGTTTTCGTttgacaattgtaacaaacatCTGGTTGCAATATGTGGTGCTGACTTTAAGCCGAAACTTAATGTGGTCAGCATATAAATTTGGAGTCGTTGGTGAGTATTTTCCCGCCAAAATATGCATTGTAGGTATTGTTGATTTggtttaacataaatacatctgtacattttttgtatgtcaGCGTTAATAACATATTGGTATTTTCGGAATCGTAGAAGTATATTTATGAGTTCGTCCTGTATTATTGAGCCTTTGTATTGGATATCATTCAAAGAAATGCCGTTATCAGTTCTGCATGAGCAGTCGAAAACAATTCGAATAGGGGTTGAGGGGGAGTCGCGAAAAACAGCTTGGTGGGGTAGAAAATTACATGGGCCATCATAATTATCTTGTAATTGAATCATATGGCCAGCTTGTTCGAACTCGCGCATGAAATTcacatatttatctttaaattcgGGGTTCCGCTCGAACTTGGATTCTAATGTTTTGAACCTCCGATATGCTATGTGCCTAGATTGACCTAACTTGGTAGGTGGCTGCTTTAATGGAAGTTCTATTTCGAAATTACCCTCAGAGTTGTGAGTGTGAGTTTTCAGAAATATATCCTCACATTGTTTTTCATCATAGGGTAAATTTGGTGCGGAACCCTCCTCTATTtcccaaaacttttttaattgagtttctactgtaactttacattgaatggcagactcggtttttttttgtacggaacccgtgaCTATCCATCCTAATCGCGAGCGTCTCAGAACCGGTAATCCGGGCCCGAGCTTGTATTTACCGGTAAGAAGTAAATCAAAGAATATCTCCCCACCGATAAGCAAATCTACATCTTGAGCTAAGTTAAACTCGTCATCAGCTAATTTATAACGCGACGGAATGTGCCAACGTTGCACGTTtggtattaaaatgttggtagtaCAAATTATAGGCGTAATAAAACAGGACAAATTCGTTGTAAAGGTTCCGTCTAAGGAATGCAATGTTACGTCACACG
It encodes:
- the LOC134744552 gene encoding uncharacterized protein LOC134744552 isoform X2 codes for the protein MVTTSEPIKVTSKQFKCNQCPYCSSTHYINQCPKFSALNVIARIRAVNKLRLCFNCLSGTHVLTNCRASTCRVCKGKHHTLLHKPNTNTHVGSNPVPTRLPISTLIDEQPSSSQIETTLSNNTLIEKQINNARNRSVFLTTAQVLVRDKHNNVHKMKAFLDNGSQENFITENAAKKLQLNKEQLALNVIGFNEKVSSLLESCDVTLHSLDGTFTTNLSCFITPIICTTNILIPNVQRWHIPSRYKLADDEFNLAQDVDLLIGGEIFFDLLLTGKYKLGPGLPVLRRSRLGWIVTGSVQKKTESAIQCKVTVETQLKKFWEIEEGSAPNLPYDEKQCEDIFLKTHTHNSEGNFEIELPLKQPPTKLGQSRHIAYRRFKTLESKFERNPEFKDKYVNFMREFEQAGHMIQLQDNYDGPCNFLPHQAVFRDSPSTPIRIVFDCSCRTDNGISLNDIQYKGSIIQDELINILLRFRKYQYVINADIQKMYRCIYVKPNQQYLQCIFWRENTHQRLQIYMLTTLSFGLKSAPHIATRCLLQLSNENQHTFPAAAEAIANQFYMDDFIAGGDDENQVAETASQVNEILRGANFTLRKWKSNSEVIIKRVSETHTHQNTHTTEFGDKTHKVLGLAWSSDSDELMYTIKENQISHPITKRKVLGVISSIFDPLGLTGPVIVVAKIFIQKLFKAQLDWDTELTQDLIQEWNTFYRDLFLLNQLKISRCTVIPNYVTIQIHGFCDSSIKAYGAAIYIRSSDRVGNVQVHLLYSKSKISPIQPQTIPNLELCSSLLLATHVDKIKRALKCDVSGINLWSDSKITLCWIKNSNPKLTCFVSNRVTKVLSLTSKHEWSWVRSEDNPADLLSRGVAPGKLETNQLWWSGPAWLTQSPDTWPTHDSESLNHAPEAESDVNITLTLAISTESNDTIQYLFHRWSSDKTLIHVLAYILRFIYNTKNKTRTINPNNKLSGPLSVEELKKSDHALIRHAQMESFPHEYKLLQNNKPVLNKSKILSLHPFMKDGLVRVGGRIGLSHYAYEKKHPLILSHEHALTKLLMANAHIRTLHAGPQLLLSTIRERIWPTKGRMLASKIVNKCVPCFRANPKTTNPIMGNLPPSRVNPSPPFAITGIDYGGPYNIRDRTGRGYKVSKCYIAVFICFATKAIHLELITGLESANFLAALRRFIARRGKPKELVSDNSTTFHGASNELKDLQKYLQDSSSELVSHCADEGIKWSFIPVYTPHMGSLWESSIKLTKYHLKRVLGLSLLTYEQFVSILYQVESMVNSRPLCPLPSSNPDYPVLTPAHFLIGKAPNSLPDEDYNHVPKNRLTHYQLLQQITQDFWRRWSRDYIGTLQERTKWRSARGPSLAVDTVVLVRDERLPPCRWRLGKIVATQPGRDGVTRVAVIRTARGDIQRAFNNICPLPTSGEVI